Proteins encoded by one window of Candidatus Binatia bacterium:
- the kaiC gene encoding circadian clock protein KaiC codes for MLAKTQHTPRSAVRGLPKCPTGIQGLDEITGGGLPRGRPTLVCGAAGCGKTLLAMQFLVRGATDYHEPGVFMAFEETADELAKNVASLGFNLPALISRKQLFIDYVYVERSEIEETGEYDLEGLFIRLGHAIDSIGAKRVVLDTVESLFAALPNMLVLRAELRRLFRWLKDKGVTVIITAEQGNGTLTRHDLEEYVSDCVVRLDHRVTDLVSTRRLRIVKYRGSVHGTNEYPFLIDEAGLFVLPITSLDLQHPASTERISSGVARLDSMLGGQGYFRGSTVLVSGTAGTGKSSLAAHFVDAACRRGERCLYFAFEESLHQITRNMRSIGLNLQPWLRKGRLYFYAARPTLGGLEQHLAAMARMIDTFRPHVVVLDPITNFVSVGQIADVKSMLMRLVDTLKRQQITALFTSLTAADSAREQTAVGISSLMDTWLSLSTIELNGERNRGLYVIKSRGMAHSNQIREFLITDHGIELVDVNLGPSGVLTGSARLAQASHDRSEAVARQQEVERRRHDLEHRHAALDAQIAVLRAEYEREADEVQNSVAELQQGEQRTQVDRAEMTRQRKADKAPAVRRTPGVHAKGGRQ; via the coding sequence ATATTGGCCAAGACGCAGCACACCCCACGATCGGCCGTACGCGGTCTGCCAAAGTGCCCGACGGGGATTCAGGGGCTCGATGAAATCACTGGCGGCGGCTTGCCTCGGGGGCGGCCGACGCTGGTGTGTGGCGCCGCCGGTTGCGGCAAAACCTTGTTGGCAATGCAGTTCCTGGTCCGCGGCGCGACCGACTACCACGAACCGGGCGTGTTCATGGCGTTCGAAGAGACCGCCGATGAGCTGGCGAAGAACGTCGCCTCACTCGGGTTCAATCTTCCAGCGCTGATCAGTCGCAAGCAGTTGTTCATCGACTACGTGTACGTCGAGCGCAGCGAGATCGAAGAAACCGGTGAGTACGATCTCGAGGGGCTCTTCATTCGGCTCGGCCATGCCATCGATTCTATCGGGGCCAAGCGCGTCGTGCTGGACACCGTAGAATCGCTCTTCGCGGCCCTGCCCAACATGCTGGTCCTGCGCGCCGAGCTGCGACGCCTGTTCCGCTGGCTGAAAGACAAGGGCGTTACGGTGATCATCACGGCCGAACAGGGGAACGGCACGCTCACCCGTCACGATCTGGAAGAGTACGTCTCGGACTGCGTCGTGCGGCTCGACCATCGGGTCACCGACCTGGTCTCCACGCGGCGGCTGCGCATCGTCAAGTACCGCGGCTCGGTGCACGGCACGAACGAATATCCCTTCCTGATCGACGAGGCCGGGCTTTTCGTGTTGCCGATCACCTCGCTGGACCTGCAGCACCCGGCCTCGACCGAACGGATCTCGTCCGGGGTTGCCCGGCTCGACTCCATGCTCGGTGGCCAGGGATACTTCCGCGGCAGCACCGTGCTGGTCTCCGGCACGGCCGGCACCGGGAAGAGCAGCCTGGCGGCGCACTTCGTCGATGCCGCCTGCCGCCGCGGCGAGCGCTGCCTGTATTTCGCCTTCGAAGAATCCCTGCATCAGATCACGCGCAACATGCGCTCGATTGGCCTGAACCTGCAGCCGTGGCTGCGCAAAGGGCGCCTGTACTTCTACGCGGCCCGTCCCACGCTCGGCGGCCTCGAGCAGCACCTGGCGGCAATGGCCAGGATGATCGACACATTCCGCCCACACGTGGTGGTGCTCGACCCGATCACCAACTTCGTGTCCGTCGGCCAGATCGCCGACGTCAAGTCGATGCTCATGCGCCTGGTCGATACCCTCAAGCGGCAACAGATCACCGCCCTCTTCACCAGCCTGACAGCGGCCGACAGTGCCCGGGAGCAGACCGCCGTCGGCATCTCCTCGTTGATGGATACCTGGTTGTCGCTGAGCACTATCGAGCTGAACGGCGAGCGCAACCGCGGGCTCTACGTCATCAAGTCGCGCGGCATGGCACACTCCAACCAGATCCGAGAGTTTCTCATCACCGATCACGGGATCGAGCTAGTCGACGTCAACCTCGGACCCAGCGGGGTACTCACCGGGTCGGCCCGCCTGGCCCAGGCCAGCCACGACCGCAGCGAGGCCGTTGCCCGGCAGCAAGAGGTGGAGCGCAGGCGACACGACCTGGAGCACAGACACGCGGCGCTCGACGCGCAGATTGCAGTCCTGCGGGCAGAGTACGAGCGCGAGGCTGACGAGGTGCAGAACAGCGTCGCCGAGTTGCAGCAGGGGGAGCAACGGACGCAGGTGGATCGCGCCGAGATGACGCGCCAGCGCAAGGCCGACAAGGCCCCCGCTGTCCGCCGCACACCGGGAGTGCACGCAAAGGGGGGGCGCCAATGA
- the ftsH gene encoding ATP-dependent zinc metalloprotease FtsH, translated as MANPPTDNAAAGPAGDGSKSSKDTASGQRRIRPRPWWLIFLVVMTANYMVMRVFFPEPSSITVSYTFFKKQVEAGNVEKVTSVGDSIRGRFKSEVTYPPQESPASSSKAPASPPSDQPKPRTSTLFKTQRPVFADPGLEGLLEEKSVVIEAVDESGSSWFNLLVGFGPTVLLIGAFVWLSRRAAAAGGGMFSLGRSRAKRYSEEQPKVTFDDVAGIDEAENELIEIVDFLKNPAKYQRLGGTVPKGVLLVGAPGTGKTLLARAIAGQAGVPFFSLSASEFVEMIVGVGASRVRDLFRQAREAAPSIIFIDELDAIGRTRGSGAQLGGHDEREQTLNQILTEMDGFDSREGVIVLAATNRADVLDLALLRPGRFDRRVVVQRPDRAGRAAILKVHTKNVPLAPDVSLERIAAETPGLVGAELRNLVNEAALLAARKDASAVRSEDFGEAMEKITLGPARNILLNPADRERTAYHEAGHALLALLVPGSDPVHHVSIVPRGMALGVTYQLPVDDRTSYPEDYLRARITSTLGGRAAEKLVYGVVTTGAENDLQQVTEIARHMVLRWGMSEKLGPISFVAPQDEGLPPAFQHQPYSEATSELIDAEVRRIVEESHREADRLLAVHRGKLDALAQALLKAESLNEKEVREVTGLAEPPGQKEDTSSRLQAGTK; from the coding sequence ATGGCGAACCCACCAACCGACAACGCGGCGGCAGGTCCTGCTGGCGACGGGTCCAAGAGCTCGAAAGACACTGCTTCCGGTCAGCGGCGTATACGGCCGCGGCCCTGGTGGCTGATCTTCCTGGTCGTCATGACGGCCAACTACATGGTGATGCGCGTGTTCTTCCCGGAGCCATCCTCGATTACGGTCTCCTATACGTTCTTCAAGAAGCAGGTCGAGGCAGGCAATGTCGAGAAGGTCACCAGTGTGGGCGATTCGATCCGCGGTCGCTTCAAGTCGGAAGTCACCTATCCACCCCAGGAGTCGCCGGCGTCGAGCTCCAAAGCGCCGGCGTCGCCTCCCTCCGACCAACCGAAGCCGCGCACTTCGACGCTGTTCAAGACGCAGCGGCCGGTCTTCGCCGACCCGGGTCTCGAGGGGCTGCTCGAAGAGAAGAGTGTGGTGATCGAGGCCGTGGACGAGAGCGGTTCATCCTGGTTCAACCTGCTGGTCGGCTTCGGTCCGACCGTGCTGCTGATCGGTGCCTTCGTCTGGCTCAGTCGGCGCGCCGCAGCGGCCGGCGGCGGCATGTTCAGCCTCGGGCGCAGCCGCGCCAAGCGCTACAGTGAAGAGCAACCGAAGGTCACCTTCGACGACGTCGCCGGCATCGATGAGGCCGAGAACGAGCTGATCGAGATCGTCGACTTCCTGAAGAACCCGGCCAAGTACCAGCGGCTCGGCGGCACCGTGCCGAAAGGCGTGCTGCTGGTCGGCGCGCCCGGAACCGGCAAGACGCTGCTGGCGCGGGCGATTGCTGGACAGGCGGGCGTCCCCTTCTTCAGCCTCAGCGCCTCCGAGTTCGTCGAGATGATCGTCGGTGTCGGCGCGTCCCGCGTACGCGACTTGTTCAGGCAGGCTCGGGAGGCCGCGCCCTCCATCATCTTCATCGACGAATTGGACGCCATCGGCCGCACGCGTGGCAGCGGCGCGCAGCTCGGCGGCCACGACGAGCGCGAGCAGACATTGAACCAGATCCTGACCGAGATGGACGGCTTCGATTCTCGGGAAGGCGTCATTGTCTTGGCCGCCACCAACCGCGCCGACGTGCTGGACCTGGCACTGCTGCGACCGGGCCGCTTCGACCGCCGCGTCGTCGTGCAGCGTCCCGACCGCGCCGGCCGCGCCGCGATTCTCAAGGTGCACACCAAGAACGTTCCCCTGGCGCCGGATGTCTCTCTCGAGCGCATCGCCGCCGAGACGCCCGGTCTGGTCGGCGCCGAGCTGCGCAACTTGGTCAACGAGGCCGCTCTGCTGGCAGCGCGTAAGGACGCGAGCGCCGTCCGCTCAGAGGACTTCGGGGAGGCGATGGAGAAGATCACCCTCGGACCGGCGCGCAACATTCTGTTGAACCCGGCCGATCGGGAACGTACCGCCTACCACGAGGCGGGCCACGCACTGCTCGCACTGCTGGTGCCCGGCAGCGACCCGGTTCACCACGTCTCGATCGTGCCACGCGGCATGGCGCTGGGAGTGACGTATCAACTCCCCGTCGACGATCGTACCAGCTACCCCGAGGACTACCTGCGGGCGCGAATCACCAGCACGCTGGGCGGCCGGGCGGCGGAGAAGCTGGTCTACGGAGTGGTGACGACAGGCGCCGAGAACGACCTCCAGCAAGTCACCGAGATTGCCCGCCACATGGTGTTGCGCTGGGGAATGAGTGAGAAGCTCGGCCCGATCAGCTTTGTCGCGCCCCAGGACGAGGGCTTGCCGCCGGCCTTCCAGCACCAGCCCTACAGCGAGGCAACCTCGGAGCTGATCGACGCCGAAGTCCGTCGCATCGTCGAGGAGAGTCACCGTGAAGCCGACCGGCTGTTGGCCGTGCACCGCGGCAAGCTGGACGCTCTTGCCCAAGCCCTGCTGAAAGCCGAATCCCTCAACGAGAAGGAGGTCCGGGAAGTCACCGGCCTGGCCGAGCCGCCCGGCCAAAAGGAGGACACGTCCTCACGCCTACAGGCAGGCACGAAATAG